The following proteins are encoded in a genomic region of Dysgonomonas mossii:
- a CDS encoding family 43 glycosylhydrolase, producing the protein MKIVRFILFVTFLSVIPHVIFSQEYRTGIQEKDYVAYLFTYFTGNQVEEEAIHYAISADGYNYFSLNNNKPVVDSKIISSTGGVRDPHLLRSEDGKSFYMVVTDMTSSEGWDSNRAMILMKSDDLINWTSSIINIQKKYSGQDDLKRVWAPQTVYDPEVGKYMVYWSMKHGEGEDVIYYAYANNDFSDLVGEPKQLFFPSNGKSCIDADIVLKGGVFYMFYKTEGHGNGIKLATTTSLTSGRWTEHEGYKQQTSDAVEGSSVFRMINTDTYILMYDVYMKGKYQFCESTDLESFKVIDHEISMDFHPRHGSVIPITKKELESLIDKWGKPESYPLLPNNPVLAGYYADPDVLYSNKTQKYYIYPTSDGFDGWGGYYFKTFSSDNLKDWKDEGVILNLKNNVSWANGNAWAPSIIEKKVGNDYKYYYYFSGGKDGGSKKIGVAVADDPSGPFLDSGSPLIDFKPKGVDGGQEIDPDVFCDPKTGKNYIYWGNGYMAGAELNADMISLKKKTIKVMTPDNTFREAVYVFYRKGLYYFLWSEDDTGSANYKVRYATAKSPLGQLTIPSDNIVIMKDDSKAIFGTGHNSVLQIPGKDEWYIVYHRISRPDGIKKVYPGTSREVCMDRLEFEKDGSIRRVMPSL; encoded by the coding sequence ATGAAAATTGTGAGATTTATATTATTTGTTACTTTTTTGTCTGTTATACCCCATGTGATTTTTTCTCAGGAATATCGGACGGGTATTCAAGAAAAAGACTACGTAGCTTATCTGTTTACCTATTTTACCGGGAATCAGGTAGAGGAAGAAGCTATTCATTATGCAATCAGTGCAGACGGTTATAACTATTTTTCTTTGAATAACAATAAGCCTGTTGTTGATTCCAAGATTATAAGTTCGACCGGAGGTGTCCGTGATCCTCATTTGTTGAGATCAGAAGATGGTAAAAGCTTCTATATGGTAGTTACCGATATGACTTCGTCTGAGGGATGGGATTCAAATAGGGCGATGATCTTGATGAAATCTGATGATTTAATAAATTGGACATCAAGTATAATTAATATTCAGAAAAAATACTCCGGTCAGGATGATCTGAAAAGAGTATGGGCTCCACAAACAGTTTATGATCCGGAGGTCGGTAAATATATGGTATACTGGTCTATGAAACATGGAGAAGGAGAGGATGTTATATATTATGCATATGCAAATAATGATTTCTCTGACTTGGTAGGTGAGCCAAAGCAATTGTTTTTTCCATCCAATGGTAAATCGTGTATAGATGCGGATATTGTTTTGAAAGGTGGTGTCTTCTATATGTTTTATAAAACAGAAGGACATGGAAATGGTATCAAGCTGGCAACAACGACTTCTCTTACGTCTGGAAGATGGACAGAACATGAAGGGTATAAGCAGCAAACATCTGATGCTGTTGAAGGATCTAGTGTGTTCAGAATGATAAATACCGATACGTATATTTTGATGTACGATGTATATATGAAAGGGAAATATCAGTTTTGTGAGAGTACCGATTTGGAGAGTTTTAAAGTTATAGATCATGAAATATCAATGGATTTTCATCCTCGTCATGGTTCTGTTATTCCTATTACAAAAAAAGAATTAGAGTCACTTATTGATAAATGGGGAAAACCCGAGAGCTATCCTCTGCTACCGAATAATCCAGTATTAGCAGGTTATTATGCCGATCCCGATGTTCTTTATTCCAATAAGACTCAGAAATATTATATTTATCCTACCAGCGATGGATTTGACGGATGGGGTGGCTATTACTTTAAAACCTTTTCTTCTGATAATCTGAAAGATTGGAAAGATGAGGGTGTTATTCTAAACTTGAAAAACAATGTTTCGTGGGCAAATGGAAATGCATGGGCTCCTTCTATTATAGAAAAGAAAGTTGGGAATGACTATAAGTATTATTATTACTTTAGTGGAGGTAAAGATGGAGGTTCTAAGAAAATTGGAGTTGCAGTAGCCGATGATCCTTCAGGGCCGTTTTTAGATTCGGGAAGTCCGCTTATTGATTTCAAGCCTAAAGGTGTAGATGGAGGACAAGAGATTGATCCGGATGTGTTTTGTGACCCAAAGACCGGAAAGAACTATATCTATTGGGGTAATGGCTATATGGCCGGAGCAGAGCTAAATGCTGATATGATCTCTCTAAAAAAGAAAACTATTAAGGTAATGACTCCTGATAATACTTTTAGAGAGGCTGTTTATGTATTCTATCGCAAGGGTTTGTATTATTTTTTGTGGTCAGAGGATGATACTGGTAGTGCCAACTATAAAGTACGCTATGCTACAGCGAAATCACCGTTAGGTCAATTGACAATTCCTTCGGATAATATAGTGATAATGAAAGATGATTCCAAAGCAATTTTTGGAACAGGGCATAACTCTGTTTTACAGATTCCCGGCAAAGATGAGTGGTATATTGTTTACCACCGTATATCTCGTCCTGATGGTATTAAGAAAGTTTACCCGGGGACTTCACGTGAAGTGTGTATGGATCGACTTGAATTTGAAAAAGATGGAAGTATAAGGAGAGTGATGCCTTCGTTATAG
- the metQ gene encoding methionine ABC transporter substrate-binding lipoprotein MetQ, whose translation MKIINGFIIVSALIMLLTSCGGKKNNDPNYIKVGVASGPEYVIAEAAKKVAKEKYGLDVELVQFNDYIMPNTALDQGDIDANVFQTKPFLDEQIVRRGYKFAIAGNTFIYPMAAYSKKIKSLDELKDGSTVVIPNDAANNSRALLLLQKVGLLKLKEGVTAPRLVDIVENPKNLEILELEAPQLPRVLDDAKVALSIINNNFAGQAGLLLKDGVFVEDKDSPYVNLIVTREEKKEEAKVKKFVQAYQSDEVDKVATEVFKGGAVKGW comes from the coding sequence ATGAAAATTATAAACGGATTTATTATTGTATCTGCGCTTATAATGCTACTCACTTCTTGCGGAGGTAAAAAGAACAACGACCCTAACTATATTAAAGTCGGTGTAGCCTCGGGACCTGAATATGTTATAGCTGAAGCGGCAAAAAAAGTAGCAAAAGAGAAATACGGACTCGATGTAGAACTAGTTCAATTTAATGATTACATAATGCCAAACACAGCATTAGATCAGGGTGATATTGATGCTAATGTTTTTCAGACGAAGCCGTTCTTAGACGAACAAATAGTACGTCGCGGATATAAATTTGCTATTGCTGGAAATACATTTATATATCCTATGGCAGCATATTCAAAGAAAATCAAAAGCTTGGATGAATTAAAAGACGGAAGTACAGTAGTCATCCCCAATGATGCAGCTAACAATAGCAGAGCTTTGTTGCTATTACAAAAAGTAGGGTTGCTAAAACTTAAAGAAGGAGTAACAGCTCCAAGGCTAGTTGATATAGTAGAAAATCCTAAAAATCTGGAGATACTGGAACTCGAAGCCCCTCAATTACCTAGAGTCTTAGATGATGCAAAAGTAGCTTTGTCTATTATCAACAATAACTTTGCAGGGCAAGCTGGACTACTACTCAAAGATGGTGTGTTTGTCGAAGATAAAGACTCTCCTTATGTCAATCTTATTGTTACAAGAGAAGAAAAGAAAGAAGAGGCGAAAGTAAAAAAATTCGTTCAGGCATATCAGTCAGACGAAGTAGATAAAGTAGCTACCGAAGTATTTAAAGGTGGTGCCGTAAAAGGTTGGTAA
- a CDS encoding M14 family zinc carboxypeptidase has translation MKKLAIIILLFIAGLYSFAQNDYYFGRDNQFDPKIPTPEQFFGFPIGSSLARYDKVVEYYKLLDNLSDRAQLEVIGKTYENREQVVLIVTSPDNQKNLESIRQNHLKLIDPKSSSSNNDQKVIVHLGYNVHGGEIAGTEAAILAAYYFVASTNNETIKNLEQAVVLIDPALNPDGRDRAASYFNTFKSFPPVSDPNDIEHAGGFTPHRGNHFWTDLNRDWFPLVHVESKARVDFYHKWYPNIYADYHEMGSNSAYYFEPSPPRSTWNPTIPEETYNVLNPILAKYYSESLDKIGSLYYTKEDFDNISPIYGSTYPDFQGGVGTTLEVGSSAGIEIETEVGVRKFSRNIKDNVITSIAAIKAAVAEKDVLFKHQKDFFSSALSLANKRADKYIVFGDKNDNNLTKLFLDHLLSHKIDVYELPDKFSQNGKDFEPGNAYVVPFSQPQYRILNAVFEENTTFVDSIFMDITAWSTVHGYGIPFVKVKGAVRQGQKVTDIPQIKKGGVSQKSDYAYIFNYTDYLASKSLYYLLDKGVVVKAAYKDFSASVAGTEYKFNKGAIVIPVEYQNISSDQLYNIVKEAAELTDIKILGVTTGFSTTGIDLGSNNIRRVEKPIVATLVGSGINWTDVGETWFLLGNRLNIPLTKINVASADWADLNRYTSIILSDGNYNSLSPNFIGKLQQWVANGGTLITSEGASKWAIDNKIVIGFVPDSVPRSKNEYKRLDYISQRENEGPQRIGGAIFNADLDITNPLAFGIVSRETYAIKTSNYKLPRPKSNYATVLQLTDKPQISGFLTKKNQQELKNAPLVVFENKGKGTVVLFAESPTFRGYWLSSGRILTNAIFFGSNLSSPGRYRP, from the coding sequence ATGAAAAAACTTGCTATTATTATCCTGCTATTTATAGCAGGGCTATATTCCTTTGCTCAAAACGACTATTATTTCGGGAGGGATAATCAGTTCGATCCTAAAATACCTACCCCCGAACAGTTTTTTGGATTTCCCATTGGTTCGTCATTAGCCAGATATGACAAAGTTGTTGAATATTACAAGTTACTGGATAATTTATCCGATAGGGCGCAACTCGAAGTTATAGGGAAAACTTACGAAAACAGAGAGCAGGTTGTACTCATTGTCACAAGTCCTGACAACCAAAAGAATCTGGAATCTATACGTCAAAATCACTTAAAACTTATAGATCCTAAGAGTTCCTCTTCAAATAATGATCAAAAAGTCATAGTGCACTTAGGTTATAATGTCCATGGAGGAGAAATAGCCGGAACAGAAGCTGCAATACTTGCCGCATATTACTTTGTAGCTTCTACAAACAATGAAACAATCAAAAATCTGGAACAAGCAGTTGTTTTGATCGACCCGGCATTAAATCCTGATGGAAGAGACAGAGCTGCCTCATATTTTAATACATTCAAATCCTTTCCTCCTGTATCCGATCCGAATGATATAGAGCATGCCGGAGGATTTACACCACATAGAGGAAATCACTTTTGGACAGATCTTAATCGTGACTGGTTTCCACTGGTACACGTTGAAAGTAAAGCAAGAGTTGATTTTTACCACAAATGGTATCCTAATATATATGCCGACTATCACGAAATGGGAAGCAACAGTGCCTATTACTTCGAGCCGTCGCCACCACGCAGCACATGGAACCCAACAATCCCCGAAGAAACATACAATGTGTTAAATCCTATATTAGCGAAATACTATTCGGAATCTTTGGATAAAATAGGATCTCTTTACTATACAAAAGAAGATTTTGACAATATTTCACCAATTTATGGATCTACTTATCCCGATTTTCAAGGAGGTGTTGGCACTACCCTCGAAGTAGGAAGCTCAGCCGGAATAGAAATAGAAACCGAAGTGGGGGTAAGAAAATTCTCCCGAAACATCAAAGACAATGTTATTACCAGCATAGCAGCAATAAAAGCCGCAGTAGCAGAGAAAGACGTATTATTCAAACATCAGAAAGATTTCTTCTCCAGTGCACTTTCTTTAGCGAATAAAAGAGCTGACAAGTATATTGTATTCGGAGACAAAAATGATAACAATCTGACAAAATTATTTCTCGATCATTTACTTAGCCATAAAATAGATGTGTATGAACTCCCTGACAAGTTTTCTCAAAATGGAAAAGATTTTGAACCGGGGAATGCTTATGTTGTGCCATTCTCTCAACCTCAATATCGTATTTTAAATGCTGTATTCGAAGAAAACACAACATTTGTAGATAGTATATTTATGGACATTACAGCATGGAGCACTGTACATGGATATGGAATACCATTTGTGAAAGTAAAAGGAGCAGTAAGACAAGGACAAAAAGTAACAGATATCCCTCAGATAAAGAAAGGAGGAGTCAGTCAAAAATCTGACTATGCGTACATATTTAATTATACTGACTACCTAGCATCTAAGTCTCTGTACTATCTACTAGACAAAGGTGTTGTTGTAAAAGCCGCATACAAAGACTTCTCTGCTTCTGTAGCAGGAACAGAATATAAGTTTAACAAAGGAGCAATAGTCATCCCTGTTGAATATCAAAACATATCTTCCGACCAATTGTATAATATAGTAAAAGAGGCAGCCGAGCTGACAGATATAAAAATATTAGGAGTAACAACTGGTTTCAGCACCACTGGTATAGACTTAGGTAGCAATAATATCAGAAGAGTAGAAAAACCTATTGTAGCGACATTGGTCGGAAGTGGAATAAATTGGACAGATGTCGGTGAAACCTGGTTTTTGTTAGGCAACAGATTAAATATACCTTTAACCAAAATCAATGTAGCTTCAGCTGATTGGGCAGACCTCAATCGTTATACATCAATAATCTTATCAGATGGCAATTACAACTCATTGTCTCCTAACTTTATCGGAAAGCTGCAACAATGGGTCGCTAACGGAGGAACACTTATCACATCAGAAGGTGCTTCTAAATGGGCTATTGATAATAAAATAGTAATAGGTTTCGTTCCTGATAGCGTTCCGAGAAGCAAAAACGAATATAAACGATTAGACTATATTTCACAACGAGAAAACGAAGGTCCTCAGAGAATTGGCGGCGCTATATTCAATGCAGATTTGGATATAACCAATCCTCTTGCCTTCGGAATAGTATCGAGAGAAACATATGCAATCAAAACCAGTAATTACAAATTACCAAGACCTAAAAGTAATTACGCTACAGTTCTACAATTGACAGATAAACCTCAAATAAGCGGATTTTTGACAAAGAAGAATCAACAGGAACTAAAGAATGCTCCTTTAGTAGTCTTCGAAAACAAAGGTAAAGGAACTGTTGTTCTGTTTGCGGAATCGCCTACTTTTAGAGGGTATTGGTTAAGTAGCGGACGAATATTGACTAACGCTATCTTTTTTGGAAGCAATCTTTCTTCTCCGGGACGATACAGACCTTAA
- a CDS encoding trans-sulfuration enzyme family protein, with product MRNKYSQYGFDTKAIHAGETPDFRDGATGDVVVPIHLSTTFAREKVEEPTAGYEYTRSLNPTRKALEEKLAALENAKYAFAFSSGLAAETSVILALLKAGDHIIASDDLYGGTKRLFNKIFNEYKIEVSYIDTIDILNLEKSVRPNTRLVWLESPTNPLLKLSDIAAVSTITKKEGLILVVDNTFLSPYFQRPLSLGADIVLYSSTKYIGGHSDVLGGSVMLSDDNLYHKIQYYQNAVGAVLSPFDSYLTLRGIKTLGLRMQKHEENALLIGAFLEEHPNVTKVIYPGLKSHPQYDLARKQTIGSGGIISFELKGNIDNSKHFLESLHLFALAESLGGVESLIELPALMTHASVSKEEREAIGITDTLIRLSVGIENIEDLITDLKKALDTYL from the coding sequence ATGAGAAATAAATATAGTCAATATGGATTTGACACCAAAGCAATTCATGCAGGAGAAACACCTGATTTCAGAGATGGAGCAACCGGAGATGTTGTAGTCCCAATACATTTGTCTACCACTTTCGCCAGAGAGAAAGTTGAGGAACCTACTGCCGGATACGAATATACGCGGTCGTTGAATCCAACCAGGAAAGCTCTGGAAGAAAAACTAGCTGCTCTTGAAAATGCAAAATACGCATTTGCCTTCAGTTCCGGATTAGCTGCTGAAACAAGTGTAATATTAGCCTTATTAAAAGCAGGAGATCATATCATTGCCTCTGACGATCTGTATGGCGGAACGAAGCGGCTATTCAACAAAATATTCAATGAGTATAAGATCGAGGTATCCTATATTGATACTATAGACATCCTGAATTTAGAAAAAAGCGTACGTCCTAATACCCGTTTAGTGTGGCTGGAATCACCAACTAATCCTTTACTTAAATTATCGGATATAGCCGCAGTATCAACCATCACGAAAAAGGAAGGATTAATTTTGGTAGTAGACAATACTTTTCTCTCTCCATATTTTCAAAGACCACTTAGTCTAGGAGCTGATATTGTCCTATATAGTTCTACGAAATATATTGGAGGTCACAGTGATGTTTTGGGCGGATCTGTTATGCTGTCTGATGATAATTTATATCACAAAATACAGTACTATCAAAATGCAGTAGGCGCAGTTTTATCCCCATTCGATTCTTACCTCACCTTAAGAGGAATTAAAACATTAGGCCTAAGAATGCAAAAGCACGAAGAAAATGCTTTATTAATTGGAGCTTTTTTAGAAGAACATCCGAATGTTACGAAGGTTATTTATCCGGGTCTTAAGAGCCACCCTCAATACGATTTGGCAAGAAAACAAACAATAGGTTCTGGTGGAATTATCTCATTTGAACTAAAAGGAAATATAGATAATTCGAAACACTTTCTAGAATCTCTTCATCTATTTGCACTGGCCGAAAGTCTTGGAGGTGTAGAATCTCTTATCGAACTGCCGGCATTAATGACTCATGCTTCTGTTTCAAAAGAAGAACGTGAAGCTATAGGTATAACAGATACCCTGATACGCTTGTCTGTAGGTATAGAAAATATAGAAGATCTTATTACTGATCTTAAAAAGGCATTGGATACTTATCTCTAA
- a CDS encoding pyridoxal-phosphate dependent enzyme: protein MKEYNVTNSVLDMVGNTPMIEITKINTGKCRLFVKLENQNPGGSIKDRIGLSMITIAEQEGKLKPGDTIIEATAGNTGLGLALIAKMKNYKLKLVIPDKMSQEKINHLRALGVEVIITRSDVIKGHSEYYQDLAQQIAKDTGAYYINQFENPANPLAHETTTGPEIWQQMNKDVDAVVVGVGSSGTLTGLTHFFKKVSDKTEFVLADPNGSILADYVNKGIIRSDSGSWLVEGIGEDFIPSIADFSLTKKAYSISDKESFDAVYELLNKEGILAGSSSGTLLSAAIKYCQEQTEPKRVVTLVCDSGNKYLSKMYNNYWLQDNGLENKKVHNDLRDFAQRNIEDKAIIYAQPSDTLLTVYKKMKLYDISQLPILKNNKAVGIIDDSDLLKAYIEGYTNKTPVSQIMAKNLVTIPYTASYEQLLDILNDGYVAILEGDAGLFVGLVTKIDILTKINNNRIVQA from the coding sequence ATGAAAGAGTATAATGTTACAAATAGTGTATTAGATATGGTGGGCAACACGCCTATGATAGAAATTACAAAAATAAATACAGGCAAATGTAGATTGTTTGTCAAGCTCGAAAACCAAAATCCGGGGGGCTCGATAAAAGATCGTATAGGATTATCGATGATAACCATTGCCGAACAAGAAGGAAAGTTGAAACCCGGAGATACAATAATAGAAGCAACAGCAGGCAATACGGGTTTAGGGTTAGCCCTCATTGCTAAGATGAAGAACTATAAATTGAAACTGGTGATTCCCGACAAAATGAGTCAGGAAAAAATCAATCACCTCAGAGCCTTAGGCGTCGAAGTAATAATCACACGTTCTGATGTAATAAAAGGACACTCCGAATACTATCAGGATTTAGCACAGCAAATAGCAAAAGACACAGGAGCTTATTACATTAACCAGTTCGAAAACCCGGCTAACCCCCTAGCCCACGAAACTACCACAGGTCCCGAGATATGGCAGCAAATGAATAAAGATGTTGATGCTGTCGTTGTGGGAGTTGGATCTTCAGGTACATTGACGGGACTAACTCACTTTTTTAAGAAGGTTTCTGATAAAACAGAATTTGTATTAGCCGATCCCAATGGATCAATATTAGCCGATTATGTAAATAAAGGAATTATACGATCCGACTCAGGATCGTGGTTGGTAGAAGGTATAGGTGAAGACTTCATCCCATCAATAGCCGATTTCTCCCTTACTAAAAAGGCTTATTCCATATCAGACAAAGAGAGTTTTGATGCAGTATACGAACTCCTTAATAAAGAAGGCATTCTTGCCGGATCATCTTCAGGAACACTTCTTTCGGCTGCCATTAAATATTGTCAGGAACAAACAGAACCGAAACGCGTAGTGACTCTCGTTTGCGACAGTGGAAACAAGTATTTATCGAAGATGTACAATAATTACTGGCTACAAGACAATGGGCTAGAAAATAAAAAAGTACACAACGATCTTAGAGATTTTGCACAACGTAATATAGAAGATAAAGCCATAATATATGCGCAACCTTCTGACACATTACTGACTGTATATAAAAAAATGAAGCTTTACGATATCTCTCAATTACCTATACTCAAAAATAATAAAGCAGTAGGGATTATAGATGACTCAGACTTATTAAAGGCATATATAGAGGGATATACAAACAAGACACCGGTATCTCAGATAATGGCTAAAAATCTAGTCACTATACCATATACTGCCAGTTACGAACAACTCCTTGATATACTCAACGACGGTTACGTAGCTATATTAGAAGGTGATGCAGGACTCTTTGTGGGATTAGTCACGAAAATAGACATTCTTACTAAAATCAATAATAATCGCATTGTACAAGCATAA
- a CDS encoding RagB/SusD family nutrient uptake outer membrane protein: MKKLYKNLIIIAALSTLLLFTACEDFLDLSPTNSIPSTVAITNKGTANAAIIGAYNSVQNYYSNYYITLGTITADNVSYNGTLSQYLQLDQNSVSPDNAGTVYVYQTIYAGINSANSIIAAIGNVNDPLFTEAEKNKILGEAYFIRALGYFDLARGWGGVQLQLNPTTDLGALSGIKRSTLAQTYDQVLADLTKAEELLPEDDSTTRNRAQKNAARALRARLHLYREQWAEAETYATSVINSTKYSLVKPFKTFFTSPFLSPESVFELTFTSNDKNSYWNLWYPSTVGGQYTLKPSDALVAKLNDSDVGGTRKEIIKGSGNSVYGVLYNTVSTSTDPAYVIRIAELYLIRAEARIKKATPDISGALSDLNKVRGRADIPDFDSSDKDVIIQAIEDENSIEFAFEPHRWFDLVRTKRTGSVLGLTNTDYWLFPFPASDILSDPDVEQNPGY, encoded by the coding sequence ATGAAAAAGTTATATAAAAACTTAATTATCATAGCAGCTCTCTCAACACTCTTATTGTTCACTGCTTGTGAGGATTTTCTAGATTTGTCTCCCACAAATTCTATACCTTCTACGGTTGCAATAACGAATAAAGGAACAGCAAATGCTGCTATTATCGGAGCGTATAATTCAGTTCAGAATTATTATTCTAATTATTACATAACATTAGGAACAATAACGGCAGACAATGTTTCCTACAATGGGACATTGAGCCAATACTTACAACTCGATCAGAATTCGGTTTCTCCTGATAATGCCGGTACTGTTTATGTTTATCAAACTATTTATGCGGGCATCAACTCTGCAAATTCTATAATCGCAGCTATCGGGAATGTAAATGATCCATTATTTACTGAAGCTGAGAAGAATAAGATTCTAGGCGAAGCATACTTCATAAGAGCCCTTGGCTATTTCGACCTCGCTCGCGGATGGGGCGGAGTACAACTTCAATTGAACCCAACAACAGATTTGGGAGCATTATCAGGGATAAAAAGAAGTACTCTCGCTCAGACTTACGATCAGGTACTTGCCGATCTGACAAAAGCCGAAGAGTTACTTCCTGAAGACGATTCGACAACACGCAACAGAGCTCAAAAAAATGCGGCTAGAGCTTTAAGAGCAAGACTCCATCTTTATAGAGAACAATGGGCAGAGGCGGAAACATATGCTACATCGGTAATCAACAGTACCAAATATTCTCTGGTGAAACCTTTTAAAACCTTTTTTACTTCACCATTTCTGTCTCCGGAATCTGTATTTGAATTAACTTTTACATCAAATGACAAAAATAGTTACTGGAATCTTTGGTATCCAAGTACTGTAGGAGGGCAATATACCTTAAAGCCGTCGGATGCATTAGTTGCCAAACTGAACGATTCGGATGTAGGGGGAACAAGAAAAGAAATTATAAAAGGTAGCGGAAACTCAGTATACGGAGTATTGTATAATACCGTATCAACAAGTACCGACCCGGCTTATGTTATTCGCATTGCAGAGCTATACTTAATACGGGCTGAGGCCAGGATAAAAAAAGCAACTCCGGATATATCAGGTGCTTTATCAGACTTAAATAAGGTTCGTGGCAGGGCAGATATACCCGATTTTGACAGCTCTGACAAGGATGTAATAATTCAAGCTATTGAAGATGAGAATAGTATAGAATTTGCTTTCGAACCTCATCGTTGGTTTGATCTGGTTAGAACAAAAAGGACAGGTTCAGTCCTCGGTCTGACAAATACCGACTATTGGTTGTTTCCATTCCCCGCTTCAGATATATTATCGGATCCTGATGTTGAACAAAATCCAGGCTATTGA